In a genomic window of Flavobacterium crassostreae:
- a CDS encoding IS3 family transposase: MVGMVQSSYYRRPSSGKKGIKPSEFTFNKHQGYVSQDTVVESVKDVLSNEFIDCGYRLMTSYLQREGYLINPKKLYRIMREEGLLKLENRINRSGSGRKFVKYRKVKTTKPFECLEMDIKMVWIPKVGKNAYLLSIIDVHTRRILKDFFSFSIKQNKVIALLSDLFLEYQYPENVVIRSDNGSQFIAKRVREYLGLIGVQQEFTHVATPEENAHIEAYHGILKKEVFQRVDYRTFGEIELILKRYVIFYNNTRLHGLLGRITPIEKWNQDKHLILMKKLTA; encoded by the coding sequence ATGGTAGGCATGGTTCAAAGTAGTTATTATAGAAGACCAAGCTCAGGTAAGAAAGGTATTAAACCTAGTGAATTTACCTTTAATAAACATCAAGGATATGTAAGTCAAGATACTGTTGTTGAATCTGTTAAAGATGTTTTAAGTAATGAGTTTATTGACTGCGGTTACCGTTTAATGACTTCCTATTTACAACGAGAGGGGTACTTAATTAATCCTAAAAAGTTGTATCGAATTATGAGAGAAGAGGGTTTGTTGAAACTAGAAAACCGAATAAACAGGAGTGGTTCTGGTCGTAAATTTGTAAAATATAGAAAAGTTAAAACCACTAAACCTTTTGAATGTTTAGAAATGGATATTAAGATGGTTTGGATCCCAAAGGTAGGTAAAAACGCTTATTTACTATCTATAATAGACGTTCATACTCGCAGAATATTAAAGGATTTTTTCTCTTTTTCTATAAAACAAAACAAAGTAATCGCTTTGCTTTCTGATTTATTTTTAGAATACCAATACCCTGAAAATGTTGTGATAAGAAGTGATAATGGAAGTCAATTTATTGCCAAAAGAGTTCGGGAATACCTTGGACTCATTGGAGTTCAGCAAGAATTTACCCATGTAGCAACACCAGAAGAAAATGCACATATTGAAGCCTATCATGGAATACTAAAAAAAGAAGTGTTCCAAAGAGTTGATTATAGAACTTTTGGAGAAATTGAACTAATACTAAAAAGATATGTGATTTTCTATAATAATACTAGGCTACATGGACTTTTAGGACGCATTACCCCAATAGAGAAATGGAACCAGGATAAGCATCTAATTTTGATGAAAAAATTAACCGCATAA
- a CDS encoding transposase: MKYKKWSLEEKLEILSFSEELGAVETCRKYSLSTGTLYSWKKKHEKQGEAGLKVTYDTSSKELKQAEEENRILRKLLANKEIELEIGRELLKKKFGTSDPRKI, from the coding sequence ATGAAATACAAGAAATGGAGTTTAGAAGAAAAGCTAGAAATCCTATCCTTTTCAGAAGAATTAGGAGCCGTTGAAACCTGCCGTAAATACAGCCTTAGCACTGGCACTTTGTATAGCTGGAAGAAGAAACACGAGAAGCAGGGAGAAGCAGGTTTAAAAGTAACTTATGACACTAGTAGTAAAGAGCTAAAGCAAGCTGAGGAAGAAAACAGAATTCTACGCAAATTATTAGCTAACAAGGAAATCGAATTAGAAATCGGGCGTGAACTTTTAAAAAAAAAGTTTGGGACATCCGATCCAAGAAAGATTTAG
- a CDS encoding Crp/Fnr family transcriptional regulator, giving the protein MTEIIDLFEKILILERNEYLKVKGSIDTNIYFIESGSLRIFILDDYEEQIIRFGYDNDLIVSLDSFLTEKPSDFYIQAIKKTIIKVIPKKKVTELINLNETNKQNWIKILEDLILQQIEREKDILTSSPKARFERVLKRSPKLFQEIPNKHIANYLRMSPETLSRLKKS; this is encoded by the coding sequence ATGACAGAAATCATAGATTTATTCGAAAAAATTTTAATATTAGAAAGAAATGAATATCTAAAAGTTAAAGGAAGTATTGATACAAATATTTATTTTATCGAAAGTGGAAGTTTGCGAATCTTTATTTTGGACGATTACGAAGAACAAATTATTCGATTCGGTTATGATAATGATTTAATTGTTTCTTTAGACTCATTTTTAACTGAAAAACCTTCTGATTTTTATATTCAAGCCATAAAGAAAACTATAATAAAGGTAATTCCGAAGAAAAAAGTTACAGAATTAATAAATCTGAATGAAACTAATAAACAAAATTGGATTAAAATTTTGGAAGATTTGATTTTACAACAAATTGAAAGAGAAAAAGATATATTGACAAGTTCGCCAAAAGCAAGATTTGAAAGAGTTCTGAAAAGAAGTCCGAAGTTGTTTCAAGAAATACCAAATAAACATATTGCCAATTATTTGAGAATGAGTCCAGAAACTTTGTCAAGATTAAAAAAATCTTGA
- a CDS encoding isochorismatase family protein: MKNRKALLIIDMQKGSFTPKTPRFDTNGIVNRINLLAEIFRESNLPVIFIQHDGTEMGEFKPNTIEWELLDELKVSPNDITINKYANDVFYNSILQSKLTELNINELFITGCATDFCVESTIQSALTKDYNIIVVEDAHTTGERPHLKAEKVIEHYNWVWQNMIPTKGKIEVKNFEDIKKSADFLIRTEQ; encoded by the coding sequence ATGAAAAATAGAAAAGCACTATTGATAATCGATATGCAAAAAGGTTCATTCACGCCTAAGACGCCTAGATTTGACACGAATGGAATTGTAAATCGAATTAATTTACTTGCTGAAATTTTTAGAGAGTCTAACTTACCCGTTATTTTCATTCAACATGACGGTACAGAAATGGGTGAATTCAAACCAAACACAATTGAATGGGAATTATTAGATGAATTAAAAGTAAGTCCAAATGATATTACTATCAACAAGTATGCTAATGACGTGTTTTACAATTCTATACTTCAATCAAAACTAACCGAACTAAATATAAATGAATTATTTATCACAGGTTGCGCAACTGACTTTTGTGTTGAATCAACAATACAGTCAGCCTTAACTAAAGATTATAATATAATAGTGGTTGAAGATGCTCATACAACTGGAGAAAGACCACACTTAAAAGCTGAAAAAGTAATTGAACATTATAATTGGGTTTGGCAAAATATGATCCCGACAAAGGGTAAAATAGAAGTTAAAAATTTTGAGGATATAAAAAAAAGCGCTGATTTTTTAATAAGAACCGAACAATAA
- a CDS encoding GNAT family N-acetyltransferase — translation MNNVNFKTERLNLRPISENDIENIHKLHSLAETDKFNTLGIPKDITETKIIVEKWISDNNLENNKSYTFAIELNEEKEFIGLIGINLGKEKYKNAEVWFKFDYAFWNKGFATESLKKIIAFGFETLNLHRIEAGCAIENIGSINVLEKVGMLREAHTRKLLPLKSGWSDNYGYAILSTD, via the coding sequence ATGAACAACGTAAATTTTAAAACTGAAAGACTGAATTTAAGACCAATTTCAGAAAATGATATTGAAAATATTCATAAATTACATAGTTTAGCCGAAACCGATAAGTTTAATACTTTAGGAATTCCAAAGGATATAACTGAAACAAAAATTATTGTCGAGAAATGGATTTCTGATAATAATTTAGAGAATAATAAAAGTTACACCTTTGCAATTGAACTAAATGAAGAAAAAGAATTTATTGGATTAATTGGAATTAATTTAGGAAAAGAGAAATATAAAAATGCGGAGGTTTGGTTTAAATTTGATTACGCTTTTTGGAATAAAGGTTTCGCTACAGAAAGCTTGAAAAAGATTATAGCTTTTGGTTTTGAAACCTTAAATCTTCATAGAATTGAAGCAGGTTGTGCAATTGAAAATATTGGATCAATAAATGTTTTAGAGAAAGTTGGAATGTTGCGAGAAGCGCACACAAGAAAATTATTACCACTAAAATCAGGTTGGTCTGATAATTACGGTTACGCAATTTTATCAACAGATTAA
- a CDS encoding glycosyltransferase, producing the protein MTMISRLGFKPTKTNNIKSELLKSTNEITIVIPVKNNQNGIELFLEQFFKTHKSENYPKEIIIVDNNSKPSLKIETKKYPLTIKILSCSKIGPASARNFGVESVKSEWILFTDSDCIPTANLLTGYLKNQNYSIGYAGNIISESKDLISKYYEEQEILIPPEVYQNGKKPRPDYLVTANCLVWKKAFEIVGGFNEEIKIAGGEDIDLGFKFLNIGELSYAFDSVSKHNFGGGISDFKNRFIRYGLGNKIISEIYNLDLEPKLFKPNKKTIVNYLLAYLQYKWLKKGYRMKQNIKKKTTANSGLAQLGF; encoded by the coding sequence ATGACAATGATAAGTAGGTTGGGATTTAAACCAACCAAAACAAATAATATAAAATCTGAATTACTGAAATCAACAAATGAAATCACAATCGTAATTCCAGTTAAAAATAATCAAAATGGAATTGAATTATTTTTAGAACAATTTTTCAAAACTCATAAATCAGAAAATTATCCGAAAGAAATAATAATAGTCGACAATAATTCAAAACCAAGTTTGAAAATTGAAACTAAAAAATATCCTCTAACTATAAAAATTTTAAGTTGCTCTAAAATTGGACCTGCAAGTGCAAGAAATTTTGGCGTTGAAAGTGTGAAATCTGAATGGATACTTTTTACTGATAGTGATTGTATTCCTACTGCAAATTTACTAACTGGATATTTGAAAAACCAAAATTATTCTATCGGCTATGCTGGAAATATTATTTCTGAAAGTAAAGATTTAATTTCAAAGTATTACGAAGAGCAAGAAATATTAATTCCACCAGAAGTTTATCAAAACGGAAAGAAACCACGACCAGATTATTTAGTAACTGCAAATTGTTTAGTTTGGAAAAAAGCGTTTGAAATTGTCGGAGGATTTAATGAAGAAATCAAAATTGCTGGCGGTGAAGATATTGATTTGGGTTTTAAATTTCTAAATATAGGCGAACTTTCGTACGCTTTTGATAGCGTTTCAAAACATAATTTTGGTGGTGGAATTTCCGATTTTAAAAATAGATTTATTAGATATGGGCTTGGCAACAAAATAATAAGTGAAATTTATAATTTAGATTTAGAACCAAAATTATTTAAACCAAATAAAAAAACTATTGTAAATTATTTATTAGCATATTTGCAATATAAATGGTTGAAAAAAGGTTACAGAATGAAACAAAATATTAAAAAAAAGACTACTGCCAACAGCGGTTTGGCGCAATTGGGGTTTTAG
- a CDS encoding DinB family protein has product MKTLSETLILDLIETTRQNLNFVELLKQKKDAELNWKENSENWSILECLQHLNLYGHFYIPEIEKTIKNSNHKSETKFRSGLLGNYFAESMLPKQKLNKMKTFKDKNPLNSLLDRKVIDEFINQQIKLIDLLNKSKTVSLNNNKVKISLTKWIKLKLGDIFRVVINHNFRHIKQIENNIKTETASR; this is encoded by the coding sequence ATGAAAACGCTATCAGAAACTTTAATATTAGATTTAATTGAAACAACTAGACAAAATCTAAACTTTGTAGAATTACTAAAACAAAAAAAAGATGCTGAATTAAACTGGAAAGAGAATTCAGAAAATTGGAGCATTTTAGAATGTTTGCAACATCTAAATTTATATGGACATTTTTATATTCCAGAAATTGAAAAAACAATAAAAAACTCCAACCATAAAAGTGAAACAAAATTCAGAAGTGGATTATTAGGAAACTATTTTGCAGAAAGTATGCTTCCAAAACAGAAATTAAATAAAATGAAAACTTTTAAGGACAAAAATCCTTTGAATAGTCTTCTGGACAGAAAAGTTATTGATGAATTTATAAATCAACAAATTAAACTTATCGATTTATTGAATAAATCAAAAACGGTAAGTTTGAACAATAATAAAGTTAAAATTTCTTTGACAAAATGGATAAAACTGAAACTTGGAGATATATTTAGAGTTGTAATTAATCATAATTTTAGACATATTAAACAAATAGAAAATAATATAAAAACCGAAACTGCCAGCCGTTAA
- a CDS encoding HNH endonuclease — MIKREGLSKKIRFEIFKRDKFICQYCGAKSPEVILNVDHINPVAKGGKNETLNLITSCFDCNSGKSDRILNDSSILEKQRKQLENLQERREQIELMLEWKKSLSNFDNDISEMITEYVESKMKPYILNENGKKSISELSKKFEVGKILDAIDISANKYIKYGNEELEKESIEDFVNKISGIVYVQGLSPIKQKLAYIKGIARNRFYWDDKIGSIILSNYLKQLEKHYNEEQILADLENEVIKLTKEAKNWSEWRNTLENWTSHIENQWGIESEPEQKNISNSEKEYTTEYLESIAYNNSCDQEDSIKAVEHIAKIFPKFTKSKFRKLLKKHLLDFIKTKNDFENGATERTDAREFIDKYIQESEIINLFDIDYQNDNINLGILIVLEPKILEIITEIFMFFYFPVWGMKKEYLKIIIEIHIKELTVKK; from the coding sequence ATGATAAAAAGAGAAGGATTAAGTAAAAAAATTAGATTTGAAATTTTCAAAAGAGATAAATTTATTTGTCAATATTGCGGTGCGAAATCTCCAGAAGTAATTTTAAATGTTGACCATATTAATCCAGTAGCTAAAGGTGGAAAAAACGAAACTTTAAACTTAATTACAAGTTGCTTTGACTGTAATAGTGGTAAAAGTGATAGAATTTTGAATGATAGCTCTATATTAGAAAAACAAAGAAAACAGTTAGAAAATTTACAAGAAAGAAGAGAGCAAATTGAATTAATGTTAGAATGGAAAAAATCACTTTCCAATTTTGACAACGATATAAGCGAAATGATTACTGAATATGTAGAAAGTAAAATGAAACCGTATATATTAAACGAAAATGGAAAAAAATCTATTTCTGAATTGAGTAAAAAATTTGAAGTAGGGAAAATTTTAGACGCAATAGACATTTCAGCAAATAAATATATCAAATATGGAAATGAAGAACTTGAAAAAGAAAGTATTGAAGATTTCGTAAATAAAATTTCAGGTATAGTTTATGTTCAAGGTTTATCTCCAATAAAACAAAAACTCGCTTATATTAAAGGAATAGCTCGCAATAGGTTTTATTGGGATGACAAAATAGGTTCTATAATTTTATCAAATTATTTAAAACAACTTGAAAAGCATTACAACGAAGAACAGATTCTTGCAGATTTAGAAAATGAAGTTATTAAATTAACTAAAGAAGCTAAAAATTGGTCAGAATGGCGAAATACGTTAGAAAATTGGACTTCACATATTGAAAATCAATGGGGAATAGAATCAGAACCAGAACAAAAAAACATTTCTAATTCTGAAAAAGAATATACAACTGAATATTTAGAAAGTATAGCTTATAACAATTCCTGTGATCAAGAAGATTCCATTAAAGCAGTAGAACATATTGCAAAAATATTTCCAAAATTTACAAAATCAAAATTTAGAAAACTTTTAAAAAAACACTTATTAGATTTTATAAAAACAAAAAATGATTTTGAAAATGGCGCAACAGAAAGAACTGATGCAAGAGAATTTATTGATAAATATATCCAAGAATCAGAAATCATAAATTTGTTTGATATTGATTATCAAAATGACAATATCAATTTAGGAATTTTAATTGTTTTAGAACCTAAAATACTTGAAATTATAACTGAAATATTTATGTTTTTCTACTTTCCAGTTTGGGGAATGAAAAAAGAATACTTGAAAATAATTATTGAAATTCATATTAAAGAATTAACCGTAAAAAAATAA
- a CDS encoding HNH endonuclease, which yields MKKCIWCSKTEEKVEFKKLAHTIPQTLGGKKTCQNVCDECNLYFGSYNNKLPPIETVIKETFNISRARFLQTDNQIGKNKALPKFSSIYFNVDFVKNKLALKAGYKYNAHFQEKISRQLKKGLYKIFLEETERQNQDGHNEKYDFIREFSRYDLGDYPVFYFERNHGIILMTKDWAKTPELFLHDDFKLKYLINEPCFFEFELLGHVFGIATSRHWQIAFDNYIKKTKEAKKDHFKSFKIVKNFNDIDLTLSILNG from the coding sequence GTGAAGAAATGTATATGGTGTTCTAAAACAGAAGAAAAAGTAGAATTTAAAAAATTGGCTCACACAATTCCTCAAACACTTGGTGGTAAAAAAACTTGTCAAAATGTTTGCGATGAATGTAATTTATATTTTGGAAGCTATAATAATAAACTACCTCCAATTGAAACTGTAATCAAAGAAACTTTCAACATTTCTAGAGCAAGATTCTTGCAGACGGATAATCAGATTGGAAAAAACAAAGCATTGCCGAAGTTCTCATCAATTTATTTTAATGTTGATTTTGTTAAGAACAAATTAGCACTAAAAGCAGGTTATAAATACAATGCCCACTTTCAAGAGAAAATATCTAGACAATTGAAAAAAGGTTTATATAAAATATTTCTAGAAGAAACGGAAAGACAAAATCAAGATGGACATAACGAAAAATATGATTTTATCCGAGAATTTAGTCGTTATGATTTAGGTGATTATCCTGTCTTCTATTTTGAACGTAATCACGGAATAATTTTGATGACAAAAGATTGGGCAAAAACACCTGAATTATTTTTACACGATGATTTTAAATTAAAGTATTTAATTAACGAACCTTGTTTCTTTGAATTTGAACTTTTAGGTCACGTTTTTGGTATTGCAACATCTAGACATTGGCAAATTGCTTTTGATAATTATATAAAAAAAACGAAAGAAGCAAAAAAAGACCATTTTAAAAGCTTTAAAATAGTTAAGAATTTTAATGACATTGATTTAACATTATCAATTTTAAATGGATAA
- a CDS encoding alpha/beta fold hydrolase: MKKTSFLLILLLTSFVCQSQKFENINVLKIDTTEIVQIGGIKQFISIKGNNKENPILLFLHGGPGTSLVESSEKFTEKLKNEFVVVNWDQRETGETGKINSVNENLTPELFKNDAYELIKYVLDKFKHKKLYLVSHSWGSVLGFDIAEKHSELLYAYIPISPIVDQNKASKLTMEMLNNWAIKTKNSNAITELNLVKIPFENQNDLFYSQKWLFIHNGVEFARKEDFKTNYYKWLATWFPIWKKSTENNLFETLRKINCPIYFIEGNGDKLKSHYIVKDYFEFIKAPKKKMFWMKKSGHTVYNSEPEKLQKIIIEKIKPETL; this comes from the coding sequence ATGAAAAAAACAAGCTTTTTACTGATTTTGCTTTTAACATCTTTTGTTTGTCAAAGTCAAAAATTTGAAAATATTAATGTTCTCAAAATCGACACTACCGAAATTGTTCAAATCGGTGGAATTAAACAATTTATTAGCATAAAAGGAAATAACAAAGAAAATCCAATTCTTTTATTTTTACACGGTGGACCTGGAACTTCTTTAGTAGAAAGTTCAGAAAAATTCACTGAAAAACTAAAAAATGAATTTGTAGTTGTAAATTGGGATCAAAGAGAAACTGGAGAAACAGGAAAAATAAATTCAGTAAATGAAAATTTAACTCCTGAACTTTTTAAAAATGACGCTTATGAATTGATTAAGTACGTTTTAGATAAATTCAAACATAAAAAATTATACTTGGTTTCGCATTCTTGGGGTTCAGTTCTTGGCTTTGACATTGCAGAAAAACATTCCGAATTATTATATGCTTACATTCCAATAAGTCCAATTGTAGACCAAAATAAAGCATCAAAATTAACTATGGAAATGTTGAACAATTGGGCAATAAAAACTAAAAATAGTAATGCAATAACCGAACTTAACTTGGTAAAAATTCCATTTGAAAATCAAAATGATTTGTTTTATTCTCAAAAATGGTTGTTTATTCATAATGGAGTAGAATTTGCAAGAAAAGAGGATTTCAAAACCAACTATTATAAATGGTTGGCAACTTGGTTTCCAATTTGGAAAAAATCGACAGAAAACAATCTTTTTGAAACTTTACGGAAAATTAATTGCCCAATATATTTTATCGAAGGAAACGGAGATAAACTTAAATCTCATTATATCGTAAAAGATTACTTTGAATTTATAAAAGCACCAAAAAAGAAGATGTTTTGGATGAAAAAATCTGGACACACAGTTTATAATTCAGAACCAGAAAAATTACAGAAAATAATAATCGAAAAGATTAAACCAGAAACATTGTGA